A single genomic interval of Bacteroidota bacterium harbors:
- a CDS encoding alpha/beta hydrolase has protein sequence MIVFSFINNSENRLHHCIPKLILCFIIVFNFISGNAQITITIISVPKNSIGPYYAAGTFNDWNPADPNFMFYLENNVPTLSFIPANTDDIEFKITRGSWETVETMLNGKDIPNRQLMNAPGVKSWAAVNAWHDMFTYDSVALNPDVIHFDIYSPQLETEKHLRILLPIEYIINSKNYPVIYMMDGQNLFDEATAPFGEWGIDETMHTFYTDQIPSAIIVGIDNAGADRTNEYLPWKDSIYGGGDGDAFIDFIVETLKPFIDSTYRTKSYREQTYIAGSSLGGLMSLYAVLRNNDVFGNAFVFSPAFWIAQPLFTVADTTIFSGSTYLYFIAGGKESETMEPEMNRMYEILKANKDANGHYRYVIEADAQHNEIFWRKEFPVAYKWFFEK, from the coding sequence ATGATTGTATTTTCATTCATCAATAATTCAGAGAACAGACTTCACCACTGTATTCCAAAATTAATATTGTGTTTTATTATAGTTTTCAATTTTATATCTGGTAATGCACAGATTACTATAACAATTATTTCTGTACCAAAAAATAGTATAGGACCTTATTATGCTGCCGGTACTTTTAATGATTGGAATCCTGCTGATCCCAATTTTATGTTTTATCTGGAAAATAATGTTCCCACACTTTCATTTATACCTGCGAATACAGATGATATTGAATTTAAAATAACAAGAGGCAGTTGGGAAACAGTGGAAACAATGTTGAATGGAAAAGATATTCCAAATCGTCAACTCATGAATGCTCCCGGTGTAAAAAGTTGGGCGGCTGTGAATGCATGGCACGATATGTTTACATACGATTCTGTCGCATTAAATCCTGACGTAATTCATTTCGATATATATTCACCACAATTAGAAACAGAAAAACATTTGCGGATTTTACTTCCTATTGAATATATCATTAATTCAAAAAATTATCCTGTAATTTATATGATGGATGGACAGAATTTATTTGATGAAGCAACAGCTCCTTTTGGTGAATGGGGAATAGATGAAACGATGCATACTTTTTATACAGATCAAATTCCTTCAGCAATAATTGTAGGAATTGATAATGCGGGTGCGGACAGAACTAATGAATATTTACCTTGGAAAGATTCTATTTATGGCGGCGGAGATGGTGATGCATTTATTGATTTTATTGTGGAGACATTAAAGCCTTTTATTGATTCGACATACCGCACAAAAAGTTATAGAGAGCAAACATATATTGCAGGAAGTTCTTTAGGTGGATTGATGAGTTTGTATGCGGTGTTGCGCAATAATGATGTGTTTGGAAATGCATTTGTTTTTTCTCCTGCATTCTGGATTGCACAACCTTTATTTACTGTTGCGGATACAACAATATTTTCCGGATCTACATATTTATATTTTATTGCAGGTGGAAAAGAAAGTGAAACAATGGAACCTGAAATGAATCGCATGTATGAAATTTTAAAAGCAAATAAAGATGCTAACGGACATTATCGGTATGTGATTGAAGCAGATGCACAACACAATGAAATTTTCTGGCGCAAAGAATTTCCTGTTGCTTATAAATGGTTTTTTGAAAAATAA
- a CDS encoding alpha-glucosidase C-terminal domain-containing protein yields the protein MKKIIFFVLIVTTMNLVNAQSTSMKSPPEWSKAANIYEVNIRQYTPEGTIDAFAKHISRLDNMGVDILWVMPVQPIGVKNRKGSLGSYYSIQNYTAINPEFGSMKDFKKMVSAAHKAGMYVIVDWVANHTAWDNPWITEHPDWYTKGKDGFIISPVADWADVADLNFDNADMRKAMIEAMRYWITEADVDGFRCDVAYMVPNDFWKTAVEELQKTKPNLFMLAEAEGPEFHENGFDMTYTWQVHHAMNDLTKEKVTLAHLDSIIQTQRLAYPADSYRMYFTSNHDENSWQGTEFERMGNGAEAMFVLAATIPGMPLIYSGQEAGLNKRLRFFDKDTIGFGIENKYESFYKTLLELKHDNSALWNGSYGGTFDVINTENEVYVFTRQQGKDKVLVVINCSSESRAITLNNDLLKGKYTNAFTGEKIKLKSKSSFNLDPFGYQVWK from the coding sequence ATGAAAAAAATAATATTCTTCGTTTTAATAGTAACCACAATGAATTTAGTAAATGCACAATCCACATCCATGAAATCACCACCGGAATGGAGTAAGGCAGCAAATATTTATGAAGTAAATATTCGTCAATACACACCGGAAGGAACTATAGATGCATTTGCAAAACATATTTCCCGATTGGATAATATGGGTGTGGATATTTTATGGGTAATGCCTGTGCAACCTATTGGTGTAAAAAACAGAAAAGGAAGTTTGGGAAGTTATTATTCCATTCAAAATTACACCGCAATAAATCCTGAATTTGGAAGCATGAAAGATTTTAAAAAAATGGTGAGTGCTGCACATAAAGCAGGTATGTATGTAATTGTAGATTGGGTGGCAAATCACACTGCATGGGATAATCCCTGGATAACAGAACATCCTGATTGGTACACCAAAGGAAAGGATGGTTTTATTATTTCGCCGGTAGCAGATTGGGCAGATGTTGCGGATTTAAATTTTGATAATGCCGACATGCGCAAAGCAATGATTGAGGCAATGCGCTATTGGATTACTGAAGCAGATGTTGATGGCTTTCGTTGTGATGTTGCCTACATGGTGCCTAATGATTTTTGGAAAACAGCAGTAGAAGAATTGCAAAAGACAAAACCCAATTTATTTATGCTTGCCGAAGCGGAAGGTCCTGAATTTCATGAAAATGGATTCGACATGACTTACACATGGCAAGTGCATCATGCAATGAATGATTTAACAAAAGAAAAAGTAACACTCGCACATTTAGATTCAATTATTCAAACACAACGACTCGCATATCCTGCAGATAGTTATCGCATGTATTTTACAAGTAATCACGATGAAAATTCCTGGCAGGGAACAGAGTTCGAACGCATGGGAAATGGAGCAGAAGCCATGTTTGTTTTGGCAGCAACTATTCCAGGTATGCCATTAATTTACAGCGGACAGGAAGCAGGATTAAATAAACGTTTACGCTTTTTTGATAAGGACACAATTGGATTTGGTATTGAAAATAAATATGAATCTTTTTATAAAACACTATTGGAATTAAAGCATGATAACAGTGCGCTTTGGAATGGAAGTTACGGCGGAACATTTGATGTGATAAATACAGAAAATGAAGTGTATGTATTTACTCGTCAGCAAGGAAAAGATAAAGTGTTGGTTGTAATTAATTGTTCAAGTGAAAGCAGAGCAATTACATTAAATAATGATTTACTAAAAGGAAAATATACAAATGCATTTACAGGAGAAAAAATAAAACTCAAATCAAAATCGAGTTTTAATTTAGATCCGTTTGGGTATCAGGTGTGGAAATAA
- the guaB gene encoding IMP dehydrogenase, with product MENYSNKFRGTSLTFDDLLVVPAYSEVLPRDVDISTKLTRTLRINVPIISAAMDTVTEYRMAIAMAREGGIGIIHKNMPIASQAEQVRRVKRADSGMIIDPIILNQRAIIGDALQLMRENRIGGIPVVDDEGKLAGILTNRDLRFENNMNRPVVEVMTSEKLITAPEGTTLQQAEEILKNHRIEKLPVVDADFMLKGLITYRDIMKLQSHPRACKDGFGRLLVGAAVGVTTDTLERIEALKNVSVDLIIIDTAHGHSKGVLEMVKLVKKTFPALQIVAGNIATGEGAKALVDAGVDGVKVGVGPGSICTTRVVAGVGVAQISAIFEAAKAIEGSGVPIIGDGGIRYTGDIVKAIVAGADSIMAGSLLAGSEESPGETIIYEGRKFKSYRGMGSVEAMEQGSKDRYFQDVEDDIKKLVPEGIVGRVPFKGTIEEVMVQYIGGLRAGMGYAGAKNIEELKKAQFVQITSSGIRESHPHDVVITKEAPNYSR from the coding sequence ATGGAAAATTATTCGAACAAATTCAGAGGCACCAGCCTCACATTCGATGATCTGTTAGTTGTTCCCGCTTATTCAGAAGTACTGCCACGGGATGTAGATATCAGCACCAAGCTTACCAGAACTTTACGCATCAATGTGCCAATAATTTCGGCGGCAATGGATACCGTTACCGAATATCGTATGGCCATCGCAATGGCTCGTGAAGGTGGTATTGGAATTATTCATAAAAATATGCCCATCGCTTCGCAGGCCGAACAAGTGCGCAGAGTGAAACGTGCCGACAGCGGAATGATAATAGATCCTATAATTTTAAATCAAAGAGCAATTATTGGCGATGCATTGCAACTGATGCGTGAAAATCGAATTGGCGGAATTCCTGTTGTGGATGATGAAGGAAAATTAGCAGGTATTCTTACAAACAGAGATTTGCGTTTTGAAAATAATATGAATCGTCCTGTAGTAGAAGTGATGACCAGTGAAAAATTAATTACTGCACCTGAAGGAACAACCTTACAACAAGCAGAAGAAATTTTAAAAAATCATCGCATTGAAAAACTGCCGGTTGTTGATGCAGATTTTATGTTGAAAGGATTAATTACTTACAGAGATATTATGAAATTGCAAAGTCATCCGAGAGCTTGTAAAGATGGTTTTGGAAGATTGCTTGTAGGTGCTGCAGTGGGAGTTACCACAGATACATTGGAGCGTATTGAAGCATTGAAAAATGTGAGTGTTGATTTGATAATTATTGATACAGCACACGGACATAGCAAAGGTGTTTTGGAAATGGTGAAGCTGGTGAAAAAAACATTTCCTGCTCTGCAAATTGTTGCAGGAAATATTGCAACCGGTGAAGGTGCAAAGGCATTAGTGGATGCGGGAGTAGATGGTGTGAAAGTGGGTGTTGGTCCGGGTTCTATTTGTACAACAAGAGTAGTTGCCGGAGTTGGTGTTGCACAAATTTCTGCAATTTTTGAAGCAGCAAAAGCAATTGAAGGAAGTGGTGTTCCGATAATTGGTGATGGCGGAATTCGCTATACGGGAGATATTGTAAAAGCAATTGTTGCGGGAGCAGATTCTATAATGGCCGGAAGTTTATTGGCAGGTTCAGAAGAAAGTCCGGGGGAGACAATTATTTATGAAGGCAGAAAATTTAAAAGCTATCGTGGAATGGGAAGTGTGGAAGCGATGGAGCAGGGAAGTAAAGACAGATATTTTCAGGATGTAGAAGATGATATAAAAAAATTAGTGCCCGAAGGCATTGTTGGTCGTGTACCATTTAAAGGAACAATAGAAGAAGTGATGGTGCAATACATCGGTGGTTTGCGTGCCGGAATGGGATATGCCGGAGCAAAAAATATTGAAGAATTAAAGAAAGCGCAGTTTGTACAAATTACTTCCAGTGGTATTCGTGAAAGCCATCCACATGATGTGGTGATTACGAAAGAAGCACCGAATTATTCGAGGTGA
- a CDS encoding flippase-like domain-containing protein — MSQPPDDHSDLQEMISDNPELKKQFSYRKIIIVILIGLLLSGFLIVSTFDIEAFKKIEWNEKSLIWIFLGYIMLVTRHLAFMYRLRLITNNTLSWGSSFSVISLWLFSSAITPSTVGGAAAAVYFLKKEKLSTGKSATTSLLTVFLDQIVFAVFATLAVIIIGNAKMFGSETDCMQGGGGELPLINVFHSVKTIFWWTYSFYLVMIIFLGYGLFINAKAISNSIHKIFSWRILRRWKEDAYNTGLDIIATSKVLKKKNTVFWLKATAATLVSWFALFSISVCIIMAFFNISFESWPVLYARQFVVWMLMLIPATPGSTGIAEISFSVLMCDYTSTALAPIMALLWRIVSYYPYLIIGIAILPRWLRKVF, encoded by the coding sequence ATGTCGCAACCACCTGATGACCACAGCGATCTTCAAGAAATGATAAGCGATAATCCTGAACTGAAAAAACAGTTTAGTTATCGCAAAATCATCATCGTTATTTTAATCGGTTTACTCTTATCCGGATTTTTAATTGTTTCCACTTTCGATATAGAAGCATTTAAAAAAATTGAATGGAATGAGAAATCTTTAATCTGGATTTTCTTAGGTTATATCATGCTTGTTACCCGGCATCTCGCATTTATGTATCGTTTGCGATTGATAACAAATAATACACTTAGCTGGGGAAGTAGTTTTTCTGTAATTAGCTTATGGCTATTTTCATCTGCAATTACACCCTCCACAGTTGGTGGAGCTGCGGCTGCGGTTTATTTTTTAAAAAAAGAAAAACTCAGCACAGGTAAAAGCGCAACTACTTCTTTACTTACTGTTTTTTTGGATCAGATTGTGTTTGCAGTGTTTGCCACTTTAGCTGTTATAATAATTGGAAATGCGAAGATGTTTGGTAGCGAAACGGATTGTATGCAAGGAGGTGGAGGTGAATTGCCATTAATAAATGTGTTTCATTCTGTAAAAACTATTTTTTGGTGGACGTATTCTTTTTATCTCGTTATGATAATATTTCTGGGTTATGGATTATTTATAAATGCAAAAGCAATTAGCAATTCAATTCACAAAATATTTTCCTGGCGTATTCTTCGACGCTGGAAAGAGGATGCCTATAATACTGGTTTGGATATTATTGCTACAAGCAAAGTTTTAAAAAAGAAAAATACTGTATTCTGGTTGAAAGCTACTGCAGCCACTTTGGTTTCATGGTTTGCATTATTCAGCATTTCTGTTTGTATTATTATGGCTTTCTTCAATATCTCTTTTGAAAGTTGGCCCGTGTTATATGCCCGACAGTTTGTTGTTTGGATGTTGATGTTAATTCCGGCAACACCTGGCAGTACAGGTATTGCAGAAATCAGTTTTAGTGTATTGATGTGCGATTATACAAGCACTGCTTTAGCGCCGATAATGGCATTGCTGTGGCGCATTGTTTCTTATTATCCGTATTTAATAATCGGTATTGCTATTTTACCAAGATGGTTGAGAAAAGTATTTTAA
- a CDS encoding segregation/condensation protein A has product MAEQQTFEIKLPQFEGPFDLLLFFIERDELDIYDIPISKITQEFLTYLHEMNQLNIELASDFILVAATLMRIKAKMLLPRKELDEFGNEIDPRKELVDRLVEYKRFKEVLSELTTLEEDRMHKLQRGNIEAEQQLLAKQYSNEMELSSVNLFSLLKVFEKVMERYRNQPEVQEHVVFQYNYTVDEEAEHVLSFCKLKGKSSFTDVFDTCTDKHQAVFRFLAILDLIAAQKIHLLIGEGMNNFWLNLNTDHVATT; this is encoded by the coding sequence ATGGCAGAGCAGCAAACATTTGAAATAAAACTTCCTCAGTTCGAAGGCCCTTTCGACTTATTATTATTTTTTATTGAACGGGATGAATTAGACATCTATGATATTCCGATTTCTAAAATCACGCAGGAATTTCTTACCTATCTGCATGAGATGAATCAATTGAATATTGAGCTTGCAAGTGATTTTATTTTAGTGGCTGCTACTTTAATGCGCATAAAAGCAAAAATGCTTTTGCCCCGAAAAGAGTTAGATGAATTTGGAAACGAAATAGATCCACGAAAAGAATTAGTGGACAGGTTAGTGGAATACAAACGCTTTAAAGAAGTGCTGAGTGAGTTAACTACTTTGGAGGAAGATCGGATGCATAAATTACAACGTGGAAATATTGAAGCAGAACAACAGTTGCTTGCCAAACAATATTCCAATGAAATGGAGTTGAGCAGTGTGAATTTATTCAGTCTGCTCAAGGTGTTTGAAAAGGTGATGGAACGCTATCGCAATCAACCCGAAGTGCAGGAACATGTGGTGTTTCAATATAATTATACAGTAGATGAGGAGGCCGAACATGTATTGAGTTTTTGCAAATTAAAAGGTAAATCTTCGTTCACTGATGTGTTTGATACTTGCACAGATAAACATCAGGCAGTGTTCCGTTTCTTAGCAATTCTCGATTTAATTGCAGCACAAAAAATTCATCTGTTGATCGGTGAGGGAATGAATAATTTCTGGTTAAATCTGAATACAGATCATGTCGCAACCACCTGA